A portion of the Catalinimonas alkaloidigena genome contains these proteins:
- a CDS encoding Rossmann-like and DUF2520 domain-containing protein, giving the protein MKPSVAFIGAGRVAWHLAPALDRAGYAVQEVWSRYESSRRFLCYRLAQASTSQPTPHASLDFSTSTARLLVIAVTDEALPQVAATLVPPPEALVVHTSGSTPLAVLDRFPKRGVLYPLQTFSKEQEVDFRNVPLLVEGHNEATASFLSQLAHELGGPVHHADSTQRLTLHLAAVLTNNFPNYLYTLAQQLLKNAHLDVGLLAPLWQETFQKAAALGPQEAQTGPARRGDRRIIDLHQQLLTAQPDLLTLYRLLSESILHHYHV; this is encoded by the coding sequence GTGAAACCCTCCGTCGCGTTTATTGGCGCGGGCCGCGTTGCCTGGCACCTGGCGCCCGCCCTGGACCGGGCCGGTTATGCCGTGCAGGAAGTCTGGAGCCGTTACGAAAGTTCGCGCCGCTTTTTGTGTTACCGTCTGGCGCAAGCAAGTACATCCCAGCCCACGCCCCACGCCTCACTGGATTTTTCAACTTCTACTGCCCGGCTCTTGGTGATCGCGGTGACCGACGAAGCGCTGCCGCAGGTTGCCGCGACGTTGGTCCCCCCGCCCGAGGCGCTGGTGGTGCATACGTCGGGCAGCACGCCTCTTGCCGTCCTGGACCGTTTCCCGAAGCGGGGGGTGTTATATCCGCTCCAAACCTTCAGTAAGGAACAGGAAGTCGATTTTCGGAACGTTCCGTTGCTGGTCGAAGGGCACAACGAAGCAACGGCCTCCTTTTTATCGCAACTCGCCCACGAGCTGGGAGGACCGGTGCATCACGCCGACAGCACGCAGCGCCTTACGTTGCACTTAGCGGCGGTGCTGACCAATAATTTTCCCAATTATCTTTACACGCTGGCACAGCAACTCTTAAAAAATGCCCACCTGGACGTCGGGCTCCTGGCTCCGCTGTGGCAGGAAACGTTTCAGAAAGCGGCGGCGTTAGGCCCTCAGGAGGCCCAGACCGGCCCGGCACGCCGGGGCGACCGCCGCATCATTGACTTGCATCAACAACTGCTCACCGCTCAACCCGATCTGCTGACCCTGTACCGACTTTTGTCGGAGAGCATTCTGCATCATTATCATGTCTGA
- a CDS encoding ABC transporter ATP-binding protein translates to MNLLEIDRVSKYYAQHQALKEVSMNIPQGSIFGMLGPNGAGKTSLIRIITQITGADTGEIRFDGERLAPRHIEQIGYLPEERGLYKKMKVGEQLMYLAQLKGMSKRDAQAKLRFWFERFEIQDWWPKQVEDLSKGMQQKAQFIATVLHEPKLIILDEPFSGFDPINANLIKDEILRLRSLGSTIIFSTHRMESVEELCDYIALINKSEKVLEGPKKEIKHQYRTNTYEVVGQGVLGELPPDFEVLDVTGDEDHFEATIRAPHDRSANRLMAALLDRVELHVVQEKIPSMNEIFIRTVRGDMPELTTMASGLTE, encoded by the coding sequence ATGAATCTGTTAGAAATCGACCGCGTTTCCAAATATTACGCACAGCACCAGGCGTTAAAAGAAGTGAGTATGAACATCCCCCAGGGAAGCATCTTCGGTATGCTGGGACCGAATGGGGCGGGGAAAACCTCACTGATTCGCATCATCACGCAGATTACCGGGGCCGATACCGGCGAAATCCGGTTTGACGGCGAGCGGCTGGCCCCCCGGCACATCGAGCAGATCGGTTACCTGCCGGAAGAGCGGGGCCTGTACAAAAAGATGAAAGTGGGCGAGCAACTGATGTACCTGGCGCAGTTGAAAGGCATGTCGAAAAGAGATGCCCAGGCGAAGCTGCGGTTTTGGTTCGAGCGTTTCGAGATCCAGGATTGGTGGCCCAAACAGGTAGAGGACCTTTCGAAAGGCATGCAACAGAAGGCGCAGTTTATCGCGACGGTACTGCACGAACCTAAGCTGATCATTCTCGACGAACCTTTTTCGGGATTCGACCCCATCAATGCCAACCTGATCAAAGACGAGATCCTGCGGCTGCGCAGTTTGGGGAGCACGATCATCTTCTCGACCCACCGCATGGAAAGTGTAGAAGAACTCTGTGATTACATTGCGCTGATCAACAAGTCGGAAAAAGTGCTGGAAGGCCCGAAAAAAGAAATCAAGCATCAGTACCGGACCAACACCTACGAGGTGGTGGGTCAGGGCGTGCTGGGTGAGTTGCCGCCCGATTTCGAGGTGCTGGACGTCACCGGCGACGAAGATCACTTCGAGGCGACCATCCGGGCACCCCATGACCGTTCGGCGAACCGACTGATGGCGGCGCTACTCGATCGGGTCGAGCTGCACGTGGTGCAGGAGAAAATCCCGAGCATGAACGAAATCTTTATCCGTACGGTCCGCGGCGACATGCCGGAGCTGACCACCATGGCCAGCGGCCTGACTGAATAA
- the rodA gene encoding rod shape-determining protein RodA produces MGRRDSLSLAKVDWVMVLLYAALVLIGWSNIFAVTYDPQADQSIFDMELNSGRQMIWIICSSILLILPIMVIDFRFYESFSYVIYAVFLLVLLSPFVLGSEINGSKSWVKLGALQIQPAEFAKFATALCLARYLDRPQVKLNQLKEQLVVAGIIGLPAIIIILQNETGSTLVFSAFIVALYREGLPSWIPVLGLIAVALFVLTLFVPQMYLLIAFSILAVVAFAYVMFNERTVMRKVRMTGLIVGALALMAGEVSGVNFFINNILQPHQQVRIKALINPEYDPSGFGYQVIQSKIAIGSGGLSGKGFLQGTQTKFDFVPEQSTDFIFCTIGEEHGWTGSVFIISLFVALLARIIYRAEQQRTPFTRVYGYCVAGILFFHFTVNIGMTIGLFPVIGIPLPFFSYGGSSLWSFTILLFIFIKLDAHRSQVIGRTLYT; encoded by the coding sequence ATGGGAAGAAGGGATAGCCTTTCGTTGGCAAAAGTCGATTGGGTGATGGTGCTGCTCTACGCGGCCCTGGTGCTGATTGGCTGGTCGAATATTTTTGCGGTGACCTACGATCCGCAGGCCGATCAGAGCATTTTCGACATGGAATTGAACTCCGGTCGGCAGATGATCTGGATCATCTGCTCGAGCATTTTACTGATTCTGCCCATCATGGTGATCGACTTCCGGTTCTACGAGTCGTTCTCCTACGTGATTTACGCCGTCTTTCTACTCGTGCTGCTGTCCCCCTTTGTGTTGGGCAGTGAAATCAACGGTTCCAAATCGTGGGTGAAGTTGGGGGCGTTGCAAATCCAGCCGGCGGAGTTTGCCAAGTTTGCGACGGCGCTCTGTCTGGCGCGTTATCTGGATCGACCGCAGGTCAAACTCAATCAACTGAAAGAACAACTGGTGGTAGCGGGCATCATTGGCTTGCCGGCGATCATCATCATTCTGCAAAACGAAACGGGATCTACCCTCGTTTTCAGTGCTTTTATCGTGGCCCTCTATCGTGAAGGGTTGCCGAGCTGGATTCCGGTGTTGGGGCTGATCGCCGTGGCCCTGTTTGTCCTGACGCTGTTTGTGCCGCAGATGTATCTGCTCATCGCTTTCTCGATTCTGGCGGTCGTGGCGTTTGCTTACGTGATGTTCAACGAGCGCACGGTGATGCGTAAGGTTCGCATGACGGGACTGATTGTCGGGGCGCTGGCGCTGATGGCCGGAGAAGTGAGCGGCGTGAACTTCTTCATCAACAACATCCTTCAGCCGCACCAGCAGGTCCGGATCAAGGCGCTGATCAATCCAGAGTACGATCCTTCGGGCTTTGGGTACCAGGTCATTCAGTCGAAAATCGCGATTGGTTCGGGCGGACTTTCGGGCAAAGGATTTCTGCAAGGAACCCAGACAAAGTTCGACTTTGTGCCGGAACAGAGCACCGACTTTATTTTCTGCACCATCGGCGAAGAACACGGCTGGACGGGCAGCGTATTCATCATCAGCTTGTTCGTGGCGCTACTGGCGCGCATCATCTATCGGGCCGAACAGCAACGAACGCCGTTCACGCGGGTATATGGCTACTGTGTGGCGGGGATTCTGTTCTTCCACTTTACGGTCAATATTGGCATGACCATCGGGTTGTTTCCCGTAATCGGGATTCCGTTGCCCTTCTTCAGCTACGGGGGGTCGTCGCTCTGGTCGTTCACCATCCTGCTGTTCATCTTCATCAAACTCGACGCGCACCGTTCGCAGGTCATCGGGCGGACGCTCTATACCTAG
- a CDS encoding capsule assembly Wzi family protein, translated as MRKLLLSLLLGVALGGVGYSQSVYAPLDKDYYHLVERYEIRSGRAANDSLAEAFHSSVRPYERRGIALLADSLLLDSAHYRWNARDRFNLQFLQADNHEWSMASPIESRRALAKVFYRTPADFYHYRNASVDLHVNPVFYGQLGQASDTDPTLYINTRGLEVRGMIDGKVGFYTFMAENQAELPGYVNDRMRATNVLPHEGFWKRFNDTGVDFVTARGYITFPVTRHIHVQAGHDRLFIGNGYRSMILSDFANNYSFLKLNTRVWRFEYTNLFAKMKADLILDPSGNGTPQGSYGVFPSKYLAFHHLSVNLLKNLNVGIFESIVFERNDSTGRNGFELQYLNPIIFYRALDQDLGSPDNVLLGLDARWVLWRRLSLYGQLALDEFILSHTFDGSGWWGNKQAGQLGFKYIDVAGIPNLDLQAEFNVARPYMYGHSSLYTSYTHYKQPLAHPLGANFREGIGILRYQPLPRLALTGKLIYALYGTDLPNSNWGGNILIDYNYKRQEFGNYIGQGVKTYLLFADFTATYQLRHRLFLDAKFTHRQLDSADDALDQTTTVFSAAVRWNIPQRLHEF; from the coding sequence TTGAGAAAGCTCTTGCTAAGCCTCCTGTTGGGGGTGGCCCTCGGAGGAGTCGGGTACAGCCAAAGTGTGTACGCGCCCCTCGACAAAGATTACTACCACCTGGTTGAGCGGTACGAAATTCGGAGTGGACGTGCCGCCAACGACTCACTGGCCGAGGCGTTCCATTCGTCCGTGCGCCCTTACGAACGGCGTGGCATTGCGCTGCTGGCCGATAGTTTGCTGCTCGATAGTGCGCACTACCGGTGGAATGCACGCGATCGCTTCAATCTGCAGTTCTTGCAGGCCGATAACCACGAGTGGAGCATGGCATCCCCGATCGAAAGCCGTCGGGCGCTGGCCAAGGTCTTTTACCGTACCCCTGCGGACTTTTACCACTACCGCAATGCGTCGGTTGATCTGCACGTCAATCCCGTCTTTTACGGCCAGCTCGGGCAAGCCTCCGATACCGATCCCACGCTGTACATTAACACGCGTGGCCTGGAAGTGCGCGGCATGATCGACGGGAAAGTAGGCTTCTACACGTTTATGGCCGAGAATCAGGCCGAGCTGCCCGGCTACGTCAACGACCGTATGCGTGCTACCAACGTGCTGCCTCACGAAGGCTTCTGGAAGCGTTTTAATGACACTGGCGTCGATTTTGTCACCGCGCGTGGCTACATCACCTTTCCCGTCACCCGGCACATTCATGTGCAGGCCGGGCACGACCGCCTTTTCATCGGAAACGGCTATCGGTCGATGATCCTTTCCGACTTTGCCAACAATTACTCTTTTCTGAAACTGAACACGCGGGTGTGGCGATTCGAATACACCAACCTGTTTGCCAAAATGAAGGCGGACCTCATCTTGGACCCTTCTGGTAACGGTACGCCTCAGGGAAGCTATGGCGTTTTTCCGTCCAAATATCTGGCCTTCCATCACCTCAGCGTCAACCTGTTAAAAAACCTGAACGTCGGTATATTCGAATCGATCGTGTTCGAACGGAACGATTCCACCGGCCGCAATGGATTTGAGTTGCAGTACCTGAACCCGATCATTTTCTACCGGGCGCTCGATCAGGACCTTGGCAGCCCCGACAACGTACTGCTGGGACTCGATGCACGGTGGGTGCTTTGGCGGCGGCTGTCGCTGTACGGGCAACTGGCGCTTGATGAGTTTATCCTAAGCCATACGTTCGACGGCAGCGGCTGGTGGGGCAACAAACAGGCTGGTCAGCTTGGTTTCAAGTACATCGACGTGGCAGGCATTCCCAACCTGGATCTGCAAGCCGAGTTCAACGTAGCACGCCCCTACATGTACGGCCATTCGAGCCTCTACACCAGCTACACCCATTACAAGCAGCCTTTGGCACATCCTCTGGGAGCCAACTTCCGGGAAGGAATCGGCATTTTGCGTTACCAGCCCCTTCCGCGCCTTGCGTTAACCGGAAAGCTGATTTACGCCTTGTACGGCACCGACCTGCCCAATTCAAACTGGGGTGGGAATATCCTGATCGACTACAATTACAAGCGACAGGAATTTGGCAACTACATCGGACAGGGGGTAAAGACCTATCTGCTTTTTGCAGACTTCACGGCGACTTACCAGCTACGGCACCGCTTGTTTCTCGACGCCAAGTTTACCCACCGGCAACTGGACAGTGCCGACGACGCGCTCGACCAGACAACCACCGTTTTCTCGGCCGCGGTACGTTGGAACATTCCGCAGCGCTTGCACGAATTTTAA
- a CDS encoding LytR/AlgR family response regulator transcription factor: MDASFSCLIIDDDESVRFILEHYIERNKQLDLQASLSNGQEGLQYLLSHPVDILFLDVEMPGMNGIDLLRQLPQMPETILITSHENFAVDAFALEVADYLVKPVEYARFEKAVQRVVKNLSGPAVHAKSGPEELFVKVNGKMVRLDLTQVQYIEALSDYVIIVTDAHKHIVYSTMKAIDERLSGDYFMRIHRSYIINLKHIDTIEDNSVVINGKYIPISKSYQDDFFGRINKL; the protein is encoded by the coding sequence TTGGATGCATCCTTTAGCTGCCTGATCATCGACGATGACGAGAGCGTGCGATTTATTCTGGAGCATTATATCGAGCGGAATAAGCAGCTGGATCTACAGGCCTCCTTGTCGAATGGGCAGGAAGGGCTTCAGTATCTGTTGAGTCACCCTGTCGATATTTTATTTCTGGACGTGGAGATGCCCGGCATGAACGGCATTGACCTGCTGCGGCAATTGCCCCAGATGCCAGAAACGATTTTGATTACGTCGCACGAAAATTTTGCGGTAGATGCGTTCGCGTTGGAAGTCGCCGACTATCTGGTCAAGCCTGTTGAATACGCGCGCTTTGAAAAAGCTGTGCAGCGGGTAGTCAAAAACCTGAGCGGCCCGGCGGTGCATGCCAAATCGGGCCCGGAGGAATTGTTCGTTAAAGTAAACGGTAAAATGGTGCGGCTGGACCTGACCCAGGTGCAGTACATCGAAGCCCTGTCCGACTATGTGATCATCGTAACCGACGCCCACAAACACATAGTGTACTCGACTATGAAAGCCATCGACGAGCGCTTATCGGGAGATTACTTTATGCGGATTCACCGTTCGTACATCATCAACCTGAAGCACATCGATACCATCGAAGACAATTCGGTGGTGATCAACGGCAAATACATTCCGATCAGCAAGTCTTATCAGGACGATTTCTTCGGCCGGATCAACAAACTATAA
- a CDS encoding glycosyltransferase family 4 protein, protein MRIGIEAQRLFRTHKQGMDVYALELIKHLQQMDQENEYFIFVKADADTSCLPDAYNFHIVEVQGRSYPDWEQYYLPKAALRHQLDVLHCTANTAPLRYHGNLVLTIHDVTYMEKESLKNDGSTAYQRAGSLYRRLVVPMVAPNASQVMTVSWFQRNCISQSLHLPTDQIEVVHNGVGHQFFQPTNQEKREQVRERYQLPTHYYFFLGNTEYRKNLTGVVQAYALLTQRRNDVPALVMKGIDEPFLTRTLAALGQPDLRERCRLIDYVDTEDLPTLYDMSEAFLFPSLSEGFGIPIIEAMASGTPVITSDTSAMPEIAGDAALLIDPYDPKSIADAMEELLDRPYLAEDLRSRGILRARHFSWRSTAERTLQIYQRFNPEDAAAPYEETLLHQ, encoded by the coding sequence ATGAGGATCGGCATCGAAGCGCAGCGCTTGTTCAGGACGCATAAACAAGGCATGGACGTGTATGCGTTGGAATTAATCAAACACCTCCAGCAGATGGATCAGGAGAACGAGTACTTCATCTTTGTGAAGGCCGACGCTGATACCTCCTGCCTACCGGACGCTTACAACTTTCACATCGTCGAAGTGCAGGGGCGCAGTTACCCTGACTGGGAGCAGTACTACCTGCCGAAAGCGGCGCTACGCCATCAGTTAGACGTGCTGCACTGCACTGCCAATACTGCCCCTTTGCGCTACCATGGCAACCTGGTACTGACCATCCACGACGTTACCTACATGGAAAAAGAGTCGCTGAAGAACGACGGCTCTACGGCTTACCAACGGGCCGGCAGTCTGTACCGTCGGCTGGTGGTGCCCATGGTGGCGCCGAATGCCTCGCAAGTGATGACGGTGTCGTGGTTTCAGCGCAACTGCATCTCTCAATCGCTACACTTGCCAACCGACCAGATTGAGGTGGTGCACAACGGCGTGGGGCATCAGTTTTTTCAACCTACCAACCAGGAAAAACGCGAACAGGTACGCGAGCGCTACCAATTGCCGACCCACTACTACTTCTTCTTGGGAAATACGGAGTACCGCAAAAACCTGACGGGGGTGGTTCAGGCCTATGCCTTGCTGACGCAACGGCGCAACGACGTGCCGGCGTTGGTAATGAAAGGCATCGACGAACCTTTCCTGACACGCACGCTGGCTGCCCTCGGGCAACCTGACCTGCGGGAGCGGTGTCGCCTGATCGATTACGTAGACACGGAGGATCTGCCCACCCTCTACGACATGTCCGAAGCTTTTTTATTCCCGTCGCTCAGCGAAGGTTTCGGTATTCCGATCATCGAAGCCATGGCCAGTGGCACGCCCGTAATTACGTCCGATACGTCGGCGATGCCCGAGATTGCTGGCGACGCGGCTTTACTCATCGATCCCTACGATCCGAAAAGCATCGCCGATGCTATGGAGGAATTACTCGACAGACCCTACCTCGCCGAGGATCTTCGTTCACGAGGTATTCTACGCGCCCGTCATTTCTCCTGGCGCTCTACCGCCGAGCGTACCTTGCAGATTTACCAGCGCTTTAATCCGGAAGACGCCGCAGCACCTTACGAAGAGACGTTGCTGCATCAGTAG
- a CDS encoding KdsC family phosphatase translates to MSDRNLFQPIRAFLFDVDGVFTDGSLLALESGEQARVFNIKDGLAVVKALQAGYHIGVISGGTHEGVRRRLSGLGIQHIYLKVDDKLAVFHELVRQLGLGPQEVVYMGDDLPDYPVMSRDDVVAACPADAVEEIRQISQYVASRPGGHGAVREVIERVMKTQQTWTVP, encoded by the coding sequence ATGTCTGATCGTAACTTATTTCAACCCATTCGCGCCTTTCTTTTCGACGTCGATGGCGTCTTTACCGACGGCAGCCTCCTGGCCCTGGAAAGTGGCGAACAGGCGCGCGTATTCAACATCAAAGATGGGTTGGCCGTGGTCAAAGCCTTGCAGGCAGGGTATCACATCGGCGTGATTTCCGGCGGTACGCACGAAGGTGTACGGCGGCGCTTGAGCGGCTTGGGCATTCAGCACATCTACCTGAAGGTAGACGACAAATTAGCGGTATTTCACGAGCTAGTTCGTCAACTCGGCCTAGGGCCGCAGGAAGTGGTATACATGGGCGATGACCTACCCGACTACCCTGTGATGTCGCGCGACGATGTGGTGGCCGCCTGCCCGGCCGATGCGGTTGAAGAAATCCGGCAGATCAGCCAATACGTTGCCTCTCGTCCCGGCGGGCACGGTGCGGTGCGTGAAGTGATCGAACGTGTGATGAAAACCCAGCAGACCTGGACCGTGCCGTAA
- a CDS encoding ABC transporter permease has translation MNKILLILSREYLTRVKKKSFLIMTLLGPLLFGGVFGLSIWAGINAPETKTVEVLDESNMFKDKLVDDATLNFTFVDGPLEIAQERFRASGHDALLYVPQLDLERPQGIKLFSTKGLGLEIQQRLESRLEQNIEDERLLLSGIDRSVIENMRANISLDTKKLADDGEEDSNVGIATALGFIGAFLIYMFIFIYGVQIMRGVIEEKTNRIVEVIISSVKPFQLMAGKIFGIALVGLTQFLLWIMLTGVVYTAVINLFVDKEQLSQATSQAAIAAQGQAEAAAAPTVAEPAVIKAFHLLETQNIPLLLSAFLFYFLGGYLLYGSLFAGVGAAVDSETDTQQFMLPVTIPLILSFVMAQFAVRDPFSPLATWLSLIPFTSPVMMMVRLPFGVPIWELVLSMVLLVLGFLGTTWLAGRIYRVGILMYGKKVNYRELSKWVFYRQ, from the coding sequence ATGAATAAAATTCTGCTGATTCTTTCGCGCGAGTACCTGACCCGGGTTAAAAAGAAGTCGTTCCTGATCATGACGTTGCTGGGACCCTTGCTATTTGGTGGGGTGTTTGGGTTATCCATCTGGGCGGGCATCAACGCCCCGGAGACCAAGACCGTCGAAGTGCTGGACGAGAGCAACATGTTCAAAGACAAGTTGGTAGACGATGCTACCCTGAACTTCACCTTTGTGGATGGCCCCCTCGAAATTGCACAGGAACGTTTCCGCGCCAGCGGCCATGACGCCCTGCTTTACGTGCCCCAACTTGATTTGGAGCGGCCGCAGGGCATTAAATTGTTTTCGACCAAAGGGCTGGGACTTGAAATTCAGCAACGGCTGGAAAGTCGGCTGGAACAGAACATTGAAGACGAACGTCTGCTGCTTTCCGGAATCGACCGGTCGGTGATCGAAAACATGCGGGCGAACATCAGCCTCGATACCAAAAAACTGGCCGACGACGGGGAAGAAGACAGCAACGTGGGGATTGCAACCGCGCTGGGGTTCATCGGCGCGTTTCTGATCTACATGTTCATTTTTATCTACGGCGTGCAGATTATGCGCGGCGTTATCGAAGAGAAGACCAATCGCATTGTGGAGGTGATCATCTCGTCGGTAAAACCGTTTCAGCTGATGGCCGGGAAAATTTTCGGTATTGCGCTGGTGGGCCTGACGCAGTTTCTGCTGTGGATCATGCTGACCGGGGTAGTGTATACGGCTGTGATCAACCTGTTTGTCGACAAAGAGCAGCTTTCGCAAGCGACTTCTCAAGCCGCCATCGCGGCCCAAGGACAAGCTGAGGCCGCCGCCGCACCTACCGTTGCCGAACCGGCGGTGATCAAAGCATTTCACCTTCTGGAGACTCAGAACATTCCCTTATTGCTCAGCGCCTTTCTGTTTTACTTTCTGGGCGGCTATCTGCTCTATGGCTCTCTGTTCGCCGGGGTGGGGGCCGCCGTCGACAGCGAAACCGATACGCAGCAGTTCATGCTACCGGTTACCATACCGCTGATCCTGAGCTTCGTCATGGCCCAATTTGCCGTACGCGATCCGTTCTCGCCGCTGGCGACCTGGCTTTCGCTTATCCCGTTTACATCGCCGGTCATGATGATGGTCCGCCTGCCCTTCGGCGTGCCGATCTGGGAACTGGTTCTGTCGATGGTGTTGCTGGTATTGGGTTTTCTGGGCACCACGTGGCTGGCCGGGCGCATTTACCGCGTCGGAATTTTGATGTACGGCAAAAAAGTCAACTACCGCGAACTGTCGAAGTGGGTATTCTATCGGCAGTGA